In Candidatus Atribacteria bacterium, the following are encoded in one genomic region:
- a CDS encoding 4-oxalocrotonate tautomerase, which yields MPILQVELLKGRTVQQKREMVRKVTDAITETLNCPKEAVRIIIREMEFEDFAHAGILKVDSNNK from the coding sequence ATGCCTATTTTGCAAGTAGAATTACTAAAAGGAAGAACTGTACAACAGAAGAGGGAAATGGTGAGAAAAGTTACCGATGCAATTACAGAAACTTTAAATTGCCCTAAAGAAGCAGTAAGAATTATTATCAGGGAAATGGAATTTGAAGATTTTGCTCATGCAGGAATTCTAAAAGTTGATAGTAATAACAAATAA